DNA sequence from the Microtus ochrogaster isolate Prairie Vole_2 chromosome 2, MicOch1.0, whole genome shotgun sequence genome:
TGAAGGTCACGGAGACTGCAGAGATGGATGacaaggggtggggaggagaagggaagacgACGGTGAGGACGAACAGGACCCTCTTCCAGTGGCCCCCAGGCTCCCGGGTGCACCAGGGCAGGGAGCGGGTGAGGCTGTCTTCAGGATTTGGACTTGGAGACAGCTAGTCCAATGAGTCCGGCCAGTCCCGCCACACCCAGGGCCATGCCACCAACAATGGCCATGCCCACTAGTCCATCTGAAAAAGACAGAGGGGGCCGTGAGCAGATCGGTCCTGCCCCCCACAGAAGAGTCTGGAGGCTGGGGCTCCAGGGACCCTAGAGGGGGGTAGGTTTGATAAAGGACTGTGGGGGGTGTCACCTTTCTTCATAGCCTTGTCGATGAGGCGCTCCAGCTCCTTGGCCTGGGTGTTCTGCGGCTCAGTCTGCAGCAGCCCTCGCACATACTTTAGGGCCTTTTCATACTCCTGTAGTCGGAGGGAGAGGCCTCACACCACACGCTCGCTCGTCAGGATGCGGCCTGCCAGCCCCCACCCAGAGCCTGCCGTCCTTCGCGGGCCTCAGCTCAGGCTCatcttcctcccccactcctgcTACAGCCCCACCCCACAGAGTAGAGTCCACAAACAGCTCAGCTGTGGGGGGGGTGATAAGCTAGTGGAGATAACAGCTACAGGCGTGGGGCTGCACCCCAATCCTGACGTCACCATGATCTCCACACCCTGATACTCTCTCATCCTCccttagagtctgtcctggaattactGTATACCCATGCACTTACACCCCAGCCCACTGCCCGCTGCTGGCTTTCTGAGGGCCAGGGCTCTGTCTGGGGGGCTCAAGCGGAATGAGCAATGGGAAGAAGGACTCTGCGCCTTACCTTGAGTCGGTAGTTGCCCGCCGCCAGGTAGAAGACGTAATCCCGCTGTTCCTCTTTGTTCCCTTTGGGCAACAGctctggagggagaagggagaggagaaagatggattctctctctcttgttttttaaatttatatttattttatttgatgtgcactggtgttttgcctgcatgcatgtctgtgtgagggtactcggatcctctggaaccagagttatagatagttgtgagctgccgtgtagtagctgggagttgaacccaggtctttgggaaaagcagctggtgctcttaactgctgagccgtctctccagcccctggattcTCTTTGTAACACTGCGCCCCACAGGTCCTGCCATGCTGACTCACTCTAGGATGCTGGGAAGGTCACTGTCCTAGACCTCCATTATCAGCTTCTATCACCCTCTGCTTTCTAGTTACAACCCCatgcggatgctgggaaccaGCGACCTGGTCCGCACTGCTGCAGTCTGCATGAAAGGGCGCATCCCCACTGGCCAGCTACTGGTCTCACCGCAAGGTCACTCCTGCCGGACATTTGCATTCCCTCTTTTGTGACAGCTACCTGAGGATGACCAGAACTCTAACcctcctgctgccacctcctgaGTACAGGACCACACCTGGTTTCTGCAGTGCCAGGGGTGGAACTGGACCAGTGCTTCAGTCCCATACACAGGAGACAGGCACTCTGCTGACTGAGCTTTCCCCTTTCCCTGAGAcggggtgtctctgtgtagccctgtctgtcctggaactcgctctgtagaccaggctggcctcgaactcacagagacccacctgcctctgcctcctgagtcctggaactAAAGACACACACCACTACAACGCACccttttctcttaattttcctGAGCGCCCctcacctgacttttttttttttttaattttttctctctctgcgtATGTGGGGTAGGTAGGGGTTAAGATTGGGACTCAGAGCTAGCAATGGTAGTGCacacatttaaccccagcactggagagacagaggcaggaggatctctgcgagtttgagactagtctgatctacagagtgagttccaggacagcctggactacaagaagaaatcctgtcttaaaagtaggtagacagacagatagaataaGATAGGGcctctcactatgtggcccaagctggtttcaaactctCGATCAGGTGCCtgaggctcctgagtgctggagttacaggcgtaCGCAACCATCCTTTGAGGCTAAGTTCTGCAGTGTTGAGATCTTCTCAGTGTCCGCTCTGTGCCCCTCATGAGACTCAGACACTCCGAGACCACTTTTCCTGTTGTGTCCTACTACACAAGAAACCTGAAGAATCCGAACCGATCCAAGTAGGGGACAGTATTTGCTTTTATGAGGATCCCTGAGCTCACAGCTTACTTCCCAGCACTAAGGTGGCTGAAGCAGACGTGGAAGCGTCCCAAGCTATacaaagaccctgtgtcaaaaccaaaaactaaatgACGCAGGCATCTTTGTTAGTATTGTTCTTTGATTGCCTCTGGCATTATCCCAAGATGCCCCTCAGATTCCAAAACCTACAGATATAAAGGCCCTTACATAAAATTAAACCGTATTTGCATAGAACCTAGCTGTATTCCCCAAAGATGCCTTTTTAAGACAGGGAGCTCgggggtagcccaggctgacctcgagtTTGATCGGTACGGAGCTGACTCTGGCCTTCAACTTCCTGCTTTCATCTCTGCAGTCACGTCCCCATGCCTCCACCTTTGGAGCGCTGGGATCACATGCTCTTAATACAACAGCCCCACAGATATTCTAATCTCTAGAACTTTCTTAATTACAGCTACCCAACACAATGTAAATGCTACATTAACAGCAATTAATAACCGGACAAGAAGTGTTACGtggatattgtgtgtgtgtgtggtatgtacgGGTagctgtgtgcacatgtacacacagaccaGAGGCACTCTCTACCCCATTCCCTAGAGAAAGAGTCTTCCTCTGCACCGGGGCTAAGATTGCAGCAAGAAAGCCCCCAGCAATACCTCATTTCTATTCTCTATACAGACATTTGCAGCCACAACTATCAgctttttccatgggtgctggggattcgaGCTCAGGTCTTCATACCTGCACAGAAGCACTCTGAGTTGCCTGAGAACATGTATTTTTTCCCCCACAGCATTTTCCACATGAATGAATGTTTGGATGTTGAAATTGGGGATACAGAGGAGCAACCTAGTCCTCTGCTGCGGTGAAGTTACTGGTGGCTACTGGGTGGCGAATGAGCCATGGGGTGAGGTCAAGGGACCCAGCGCCTTACCCTCCAGGAGCATGATGCCTTTACGGATGTCATCATTGTATTTGCTTCGCACCAGGCACCAGGCGTACTCAAACTGTGTGCTTTTGGATACTGAGCCAGCAGCCTGCTCAGACTGaaatttcctttcaaaattcTGTCATTAGAGAGAGAAGACATCATTTATAAACAAAGGGCATCCACCGTTCCCCAGCTGAACTCGGTGTCTAGTCCCAGCTAGACCACCTTCCCCTTGCAGATCTTGGTACCCAGGCTCGGTGCCCTCCCCTCTGATGGTCCCTGCACCCAGCCCCTAGTGGTACCAAGTGGAGATGCCACCTGGTGGCAGCTGCGGGCACTGCTCCCGGACCAGCTGACCCCAAGAAGCTGAACAGTAAACATACTGCCCCAGCAGCTAAATGACCTCCTACGCGACCTTCGCTTACGGCTGCTGGTCCCtttccacccccccaccccccacccccattcttttGGGCCTGGATCTGCCTCATCTTAGTTctacaagaggaaagaaaacgCCACTGTAAGGACGAAGGCTAGGCATGCAGTGAACCATGCCGGACTCAACACTTGCAAAAGCGTATGCCGGTGACTATGCTACCTCATCGCCTGCATGAGTATTCCAAATTCCCAACTCTGCATCAAACTTAGCCCCCTTAGACTCAAGGCCTCAAGGCTGAGGTGCCGAAACCCtagaaactacaactcccatcaGGCCCAGGAATACAGCGCGGGTACCCACAAGAAGCAGGATACCgcagaggctgctgggagccGTAGTCCAGCTTCCCCAACAAGTAGAAGCCGGCGGTGCTCGGCATCGGCTAGCTCTCCTCAGGAGCTGCCCTTGCCCAGTCAGCTCTCCTCCTATGTCCCAGGCCTCACCTTCAGATCCTCCACGGACACCAGCTCGTTCAGCACGGCCTCCATGGCCACTGCCCCTGCAAGCCTCACACTAAGGTCTCTACTGGGCCACGGTCTCCATGGTCCAGTGGCAGGGACGGAGAGGCACTTCCGGCAACGACCTGTGGAGGCCCCGCCCCTTCCTCCTGTGCCTGGGGCGGGCGGTGGCGCTAGCGCCTACGCTGGGTTCCTCTGCCTTTGGCCTCCCCTGGTACCCTAGCTAGACCCTACCTCCTTGGAGGATCACGTTGTCCTAGCGACCAGTTTAACAGCGCCTCACTGTGCTGGATCCGTAGACCCCTGGAGGCTATTTATCTTCAGTGTTTGCTACAAAACCCTAATGGGTACCAGGGACCCGAGGGCCTTGGCTTACACACTGCAAGAGGGTTTGGTAACTATTTCCCCACAGATTTGGGGTACATGACCACAGTGGACACTAAGAATAATATGAAGAAAAGCTGATGGGGCAAGAGAGACAGTGCAGGGGTCAAAGGcccatattgctcttgcagaggagccaagtCAGCTCCTAGGGCTCACactggctcacagctgcctgtgactccagctccatggaatcCAGTGCCCTTTTTTGACCTCCACCTGCAACTGCACTCCTGTGCATGTGTCCTCATGCAGACACATAGGtttgcacataattaaaaataaaagttagctCTTGCAGGGTCAGATCTTTCCAATGTAATTTAGCCAAACTATCTTCTTGGGGTAACTGAGGGCCAGAGGCCTTCGGCCTGAGGAGGAGAAGGGACGCGTGCTAACTCCTGGTATTTTAGTATTAGGTGCAGTATGTGGTAAATGGCCCAGGCCTTTCAACTTGCCCTTAAGGCACACAATGGAATTTAATACTCTAAAGACTCAGCACGcttttctgttgttatatttttgagacagagtcttcctaTGTTGCACTGGCTTGCCTTAAAAATCTAAgatctggccgggcggtggtggcgcacgcctttaatcccagcactcgggaggcagaggcaggtggatctctgtgagttcgaggtcagcctggtctacaagagctagttccaggacaggaaccaaaagctatggagaaacccagtctcgaaaatccaaaaaaaaaaaaaaatctaagatctgtctgccgctgcctcccaagctgtataccaccacacccgaCAGCCTAATACATTTCTGCCGAATATGAAGAAAGTTATTACCAAAACCCTATTTGTGGCTGCACAAATTCCCCCTTCCttcagtgtgtgcacatgctcctGAGGCCCAAAGTCAGCCTTAGCTATCACGCCTTAGGTGCCAACcacctgggtttggtttttgagacagattttctcacTGCCCGAGTCAGGGTTACTAACGATGGCTGTGACGAAATACcacaacctggggaggaaagggttcgttgggctgacacacacacatcactgttcatcatcaaagggagtcaggacagaactcaagcagggcaggaacctgggagtctgcagctgatgcagaggccatggaggatgctgctcactggcttgcttcccctggcttgctcagcctgctttcctatagaacccaggcctGCAAGTCCAGAAatcactcacaatgggctgggccctccgccatcaatcactaataaagaaaatgccttacagctggctcTTAGGCaggcattttcccaactgaggGTCCCTGCATTCAGATAACTCTATCTTGTGTGTCGAGTTGATTGCCTAGTCAGCACACTCACTGCCCCGCCCTATGATTCTGAAACCTGCAATGACCAGAGGCCCTCTGCAAGTGCAGCCCCTGGTATTCCTTCTACCCCTGCCCCTTGCTTACTGGCTGACTCCTCATTCATGATGAGTACTTCCTATATGCTGCTCACTAAGTACCGAGATTGACCCCGATAGAAATCAAACTCCCGTCCCCAAGCACCTACACTGGGGGCATAAATAAACAGAAGCAGACTTGGgaatggtggtgcaggcctaGAATCCTGGCACCGGCAGGGGATCAGTAAGTTTAagaccatccttggctacacagctgGTTCAGATCTAGTCTAGGGTACAGGAGACCCTGTCGGGAGACTGAGACTCCAAGGCTTTCTCGGAGGCCCGGATAAAAAGACAAAGGGGAGGTTAGTTGTGCGTCATTGTCCAGAAGCAGGCTGGGTAGGTCTGAGGCTGGGGCCCATGCCGCGAAGGAGTGAAGACTGCAGCTTATTGGGATCCTGTTCTTCCCCGTGGGCTGTGGCTATCAGTCCTTGGGCAGATGTAGGTGTCTGAGTATCATGTATTCTCTTTGCCAGCATCGTCTGATTTAGCTCTCTGCTACTTTGGCCCATTCTCCCCTTACAAATACTGTGTAAGatgctgtgtttctttcttaatggCTCAGCATAAGCCACCGACTTCAGCCGCACCTCCCATTCCCATGGCTCAGCATAAGCCACCGACTTCAGCCGCACCTCCCATTCCCAGCTGTCTGTCTTCTTTATTCCCACTCCCAGTCCTGCCCCGTGACACCTTTACTTCTATGGGTTCAGGTCaagagcctgtctttaaaaaaaaaaatgaaaaatgagctaGAGATAGCTTAGTACTTAAGAAAACAGTCTGGCCAAGTGTGATgatacagacctttaatcccagcacttggaggcaggtggatctctgtgattctgaggccagcctggtctacagagtgagtttcaggacagccagagccatgcagaaagaccctgtctcaaaacaccaaaatacataaagaatgaagaaaacagcctgcccttccagaaaacctgagctcagttcccaatTCTCATGTCAGATggttcacaacctcctgtaactgcagttctgtGGATCcgatgcctctggcttctggaggCTTCtccacacatcacatacacataactaaatttttttaaaaatgaaaaacaaaaccccaaacaggGTGAAAAAGTGATAGATGTATATAGATCACTCTGACGCAATGTTGGTAAGatccctgggttttgtttttttgaggcagtattttcactacatagtcctggctgtcccggaatgGCCTACGTGGCCCAGGATAATCTTAagctcatagaaatccacctcctctgtctcttaagtgctgggattaaaggtgtgggctaccacaCCCACATAAAATCCCTGATGGGGGTCATGGGAACATCCTAGTCCTGAATCCCTTGGGTCTTCCTGAGGAATGAGAACTCTTTCCATTCTCACGAGGTGGACTCTGGTGGGTCCTGGGAAGCTGCAGGACGGAGGCCCCTCCAGACGACCACAGCCCAGATGAAAAGCTTGGAACTCTGTGCCTTATCCACCCCTTGTTCATTAGGGGAGTGAAGCTGCCATAAAAGGCTCTCAACTGCAGTTCAGGGCTTCTGGGCTGGTGATCACGTGGAAGTATCATGAAGGCCATGCATGAATTACCCTCTATGCCCACACACGGCCCACGCACGTCTTCCAGTTGGCCACTCCTGAGTTGTAATTTCCTAAGAAACCAGTGATGGCAGGTGCTTCCTTGAATCTCTCAGCTGTTACAGCTCTCAATCCGAAAACTAGGCACTTGGGAGGTGCAGGGGCAACCTGGGGCTTGTGAGGGCCATCTGAAGCAGGCAATGTCTTGACAGACTGAGTGCTGTAACTTGTGGGTTCAGATGCCAGAATAGGGGAGACCCTAAGATAGGGTCCACAAAATGGAGAATCACCTGGGATCTGGAGAATTTTGAACCCAAGTTTGTGTGAGGTTTTGAGAGGAGAGAAATCGTTTTCTTGTTTAAGTGGGGGCTTAGGCTGTAGCTCAGTGTGCAGGGTGTTGCCTAGTAAGCATGAGCCCAGGGCTTGATCACTAGCACAAAAACATGGCTCCGTCGGTAAAGGTGCTAACTGCCAAGGCTGATGACTGAGCTTGGTCCCTGGCACCCATCTGGCGGAAAGAGCCGATCCTCCACACTCAGCCCCTGACCACGTGACTCCTCCActgtaaatgaacaaatgaggagggaaagaagggaaagaaaaccagaacCCACACAGATGCTCGGGGAGATGAAGGTGCAATGAAACATTACAGGAAAGAGACCAAAGAAAGGAAGCTGCTGTAGGACGCAGTGATGCGCTCAGAGGAAGCGGGATTCTGGCGTAACAATGGGAAGGAACGAGCAAAGCAGACAAATGGGAGCAAATTCCAGGCTGACAAAGGCAAGGGCACTCTGGGACTGGACGTTGTGAGCCCAGATTCATTACTGCAGGAGCAGGTAAGGGGATCACAAGTTAAGGGCCCACCAGGGTCAaagaatgaattcaaggccaagcGAACTttaatgagaccatgtctcaaaataatgaaaggtgtgtgtgtgtgtgttgttcagtggtagtggttaagagaacttgattctcttgcagaagacccatatttggttcccagcaaccacaatggTCCCAGAAAATATGACAcacctctggtctccaaggacacctgcatcatgtgcacacactcacacacaggcacacatagatacacataataaaaataaaataattttaattaatttattttatatacatgttttgtctgcatgtatatatgttcaccGTGTGCATGTCTAGTGCCATCGAAAGTTGgaagaggggatcagatcccTCAAAACTGGAGTTATgtaaggttgtgagccactatgtgggtgatgggaactgaacccgggtcttccgtgagagcagcaagtgtcttaactgtggagccattcTCCTGCCccaaataaaataactataaaaaataaacagcaaacaaacaaacaactaaagcTGGGTgcggtggcacacatctttaatcccaacactcaagagtcggaggcaggaggatctctatgagctcaagcccaacctggtctatgcagtgagttccaggccagccagagctaaatGGAAAGACCTTAtcgcaaaaacaaacaagtaaaaaagaaggctgaggatATAACTTGGTCACAGAGCACTGGctaatcccccagtgagggatggggtgtggctcagtggtagagcacctgcctagaatcccccagtgagggatggggtgtggctcagtggtagagcaNNNNNNNNNNNNNNNNNNNNNNNNNNNNNNNNNNNNNNNNNNNNNNNNNNNNNNNNNNNNNNNNNNNNNNNNNNNNNNNNNNNNNNNNNNNNNNNNNNNNNNNNNNNNNNNNNNNNNNNNNNNNNNNNNNNNNNNNNNNNNNNNNNNNNNNNNNNctagaatcccccagtgagggatggggtgtggctcagtggtagagcatttgaaGCTGTCTGGATTCTATCCCTAGACTGAACAGAAACACAAGGACTTCAGGAAATCTGACCAGAAGGAGTTGGCGAAACTGTGAGAGGAGACCGGGTTGACAAATGTTTCTGTCTTGGCAGACCTGATGGACACCCATTCAACTCCTCCTTGGGATAGGCCTCTGGAAAGTTACCGTTCTCACGTGGAGTCTGATGTGCATGACAAAGGCCGAAACATAagtatggagaccagaggacaattcTGTAAAGTTGGTTCTCCCACTTAACATGGTGGAGGGGATCACTGGGGCGTCAGGCCTGTTCAGCAAGTTCTTCAcctactgagcatctctccagcccaggacctGGGATTTTTAACCTCAGTTGTGCCTTAAAGGAGGTTTTCATTCTCTCACTCCATGTTTTCcctgcttcttttccttccttcccagtctctagctcaggctaacctcaaactcactaggtagctgaGGCTAACCCTGAACGTCTGCCTGATCTTTCTGCTCCcacctctcaagagctgggattactggtATGGTACCACCActtctggtttatgtggtgctggggaggggaATGCAGGAGTTCACACATGCGTAGTGAGCACCCTACTGGCTGAGCAACACCCCCAACAGTCTCCTCTTCTACTTGCTTTGAACCAAAGCTGCCTTCAATTCTGCACCTGGTTCTTACTGACCCTTCagatgagaaaagacagaagggGCTATGTGCTTAGAGCCCATGCAGGAGGCAAAGTCAGTTACGTACAGTTACTCCTCTCTAACAAAGTGTATGCCTcagtctatactccatttttgtgggtttttttcctatGTAACCCTGGTTGATCTAGAAGGTGCtacgtagcccagactggcctcaaatcgacagagatccacctgcctctgctttcctaggattaaaagtgtgcgccaccatggccgGCAGGTGCGCATGCCATGGAGTCCACGTGGAGGTCGGAGGAAAACCTGCAggaggactcagttctctcctcccaccacgtggtctcgggatcaaattcaagttgtCTGGCTTCGTGGCaagtgttgttccttttggaaactacagctcccagcatccccctggactatggataccagCGCGCACAGGCGCAGGACATCTCTCCTAGACACCCCTGAATTCCCCGTTAAAAACAGGGGTCGCCACgagctctttctctccccctctctcctttcgtCTCTTCACACCCGTCCCTTACTTGTTGTTAccccccccattaaagtgcacccacgtgggactgcCGCGTGTccgtgtctccttcctaaccccgcACCGCCGTGTGTCTCACGTAAGgtctccactctctaaccccgcagacaagacaagacaaaaaagaataacagcaagcactttaccagcgcGCCCTAGTTACATTTTATTGCTGCTACagaccgtgaccaaaagcaatttagggaggaaagggtttatctggttTACATACCAAACATCATCCATTACTGGAGGGAAgagcagggtaggaacctggaggcagaggtcaCGGAAGctgtgctgcctactggcttgcccCTCATGGCTCGTTCAGccggctttcttatagaaccaggaccaccagcccagggatggcgccATCCAcattgggctgggccctcccccactgaaaTTCAAGAAATTTCAAGAAATCCACAGACTTGCCACATGCCAATCtgatggagccattttctcaactGCAGTTCCCTGTTCCCAGCacaccgctgagccatctcgctggtccCTAAGTTTGGAAGTACTTGTCCACTGTCCCCAACTAGAGGGAAGTAGGAAGTCACAGTACGGTTAATTCAGAACCCAACCCAGGCGAAGCCATCGCGAAGAACTGGTTTTTAAGGGGGCGCAGTTCTAAAATTACTCCCCAGCTCCATTGCCCCCcttctcctgaaactgaaaatctgaTTTCATCCTCATTGCTAGTGGCTCTGTTTGCTCTGTGCTGTTTTTCAGTGTGCCATCGGCCACTTGTGTTGATCATGGGCTGAGTCCTGGCCTCCTGCCTTAGGCTGGGAGGTGCCCGAGGGcaggatctgtctgtctgctcttcccGAGCCCAGTTCAGTGCCTAACACCAGTAGACACTCAAGCCGTAATTACTGAGGAAACAAATTCTTGTCATTAGTAACTTTAGAAacaattgtttttcattttatgtgtatggatgtgcatgtgtatacgtgTATCACATAtaggcctggtgccctcagaggtcagaagatggtgttaGATAACTTGGAACTAGAatcatggatggttgtgaatcaccatgtgggtgctgggaattgaacttgggtcttctgcaagagcaataagcactcttaacctATGAGCAACTCCACCCCCtcattattaacttttaaaaattattattagagagagagagagtgtgtgtgtgtttgtgcatgtggaggccagaagctgacATCCAATCTCTTCCACTACTGCCCCCCAACCTTATAGACCgggtctctctctctgaaccccaAGTGTACCCAATAGACTGGCTACTTTGTCCTGGATTtatctgtccccacccccagtgctaggattacagatgtgcacaaaaatacggcttttatgtgggtgctggagattaaacATAGGTCATCAGCCTTGACAAGTGCCTTTATGAACAGAGATATTTCACCTGCCTCCCACGTGTATGTACAGACACATTCATAcatgtttttacacacacacacacatacacatatatatgggaGGCAGGGTCCCAATACCCAGGTCAGCTTTGAAGCCTTGTTTCTATTTATAGGAATGCCCATCATCATTATTAACTTTCTAGAACGCTAATACACAGGAAGTAACCTAAGAAGCAGTAAGACACAATATAATCTGGTTAAGTAATATACTCTTTAGGAAAATGTTCAGTGAAAGGGAAGAACAGGCAGACACGAAGATGCATCGACAGACAGGGAAACCATAGCGAACGGTCTTATTAAATGATGCTACAGACGGCTTAAACAACACATGCATATTGGCTTTGCACCTGTAGATGgtaatattcaaagaaaacaaaatcattttccaACACTGGCATGGGTGTGGGCACAAAGGACAGGGACACTGAAGGTCAGTGAGACTAAATTTAGCTGTGGTCCGGATTC
Encoded proteins:
- the Fis1 gene encoding mitochondrial fission 1 protein isoform X1, with translation MPNNTTARSGTLHWLQDLVEEKLSHVIPGKGAPDRTEEGRAIQNFERKFQSEQAAGSVSKSTQFEYAWCLVRSKYNDDIRKGIMLLEELLPKGNKEEQRDYVFYLAAGNYRLKEYEKALKYVRGLLQTEPQNTQAKELERLIDKAMKKDGLVGMAIVGGMALGVAGLAGLIGLAVSKSKS
- the Fis1 gene encoding mitochondrial fission 1 protein isoform X3: MPRDEAARNFERKFQSEQAAGSVSKSTQFEYAWCLVRSKYNDDIRKGIMLLEELLPKGNKEEQRDYVFYLAAGNYRLKEYEKALKYVRGLLQTEPQNTQAKELERLIDKAMKKDGLVGMAIVGGMALGVAGLAGLIGLAVSKSKS
- the Fis1 gene encoding mitochondrial fission 1 protein isoform X2; amino-acid sequence: MEAVLNELVSVEDLKNFERKFQSEQAAGSVSKSTQFEYAWCLVRSKYNDDIRKGIMLLEELLPKGNKEEQRDYVFYLAAGNYRLKEYEKALKYVRGLLQTEPQNTQAKELERLIDKAMKKDGLVGMAIVGGMALGVAGLAGLIGLAVSKSKS